In a genomic window of Lysobacterales bacterium:
- a CDS encoding UDP-N-acetylmuramoyl-L-alanine--D-glutamate ligase: protein MRWAELADRRVAVLGFGAEGRAARRAFRARFPEQALHLFCSADEAASAASLGDARLTIDSTPATVESLRAFEIVIKSPGVSPYRSPLPEAAAAGVQFTSGSAIWFAEHPQANTIAVTGTKGKSTTTALIAHLLRAGGHRTALAGNIGLPLLDLPEDETLTAHVIELSSFQCHDFAGSARVALITNLIEEHLDWHGSGERYVADKLRILGDRSRTIAVLNAEDATLSGRDVAGDVRWFGGASGWHLDASHVLRDEQRVVAIAELPLPGRHNALNLCGALAAIEAAGFDAAMLATHARSFVPLPHRLQTLGVRDRITFINDSIATTPQAALAALSHFAGQDIALILGGHERGLDWTAFARAVAARPPRAIVATGASGARIATTLAAHGLSAGVRSEPEFDAAFALARGALEGSGVVLLSPGAPSFGQFRDYSERGRRFAELAGFDPTSIATIGGLGIA, encoded by the coding sequence ATGCGCTGGGCTGAGCTTGCCGACCGTCGCGTGGCGGTGCTCGGCTTCGGTGCCGAGGGCCGCGCCGCGCGTCGCGCATTTCGTGCGCGCTTTCCGGAGCAGGCGCTGCATCTGTTCTGCAGCGCGGATGAAGCGGCCAGTGCGGCGAGCCTGGGCGATGCGCGCCTCACGATCGACAGCACGCCGGCGACCGTCGAGTCGCTGCGCGCATTCGAGATCGTGATCAAGTCGCCCGGTGTCTCGCCGTACCGGTCACCACTGCCGGAAGCGGCTGCGGCGGGGGTGCAGTTCACTTCCGGCAGCGCCATCTGGTTCGCCGAACATCCGCAGGCCAACACGATCGCGGTGACCGGCACCAAGGGCAAGAGCACGACCACGGCCCTGATCGCGCATCTGCTGCGCGCGGGCGGTCATCGCACCGCGCTCGCCGGCAATATCGGCCTGCCGCTGCTCGACCTGCCGGAGGACGAAACACTGACGGCACACGTCATCGAACTATCGAGCTTCCAGTGCCACGACTTCGCCGGCAGCGCGCGCGTCGCGCTGATCACCAACCTGATCGAGGAGCATCTGGACTGGCATGGCTCGGGCGAACGTTACGTCGCCGACAAGCTGCGCATTCTGGGCGATCGCAGCCGCACCATCGCGGTGCTGAATGCCGAAGACGCGACCCTGTCCGGCCGCGATGTCGCCGGCGACGTGCGCTGGTTCGGCGGTGCGTCCGGCTGGCATCTCGATGCGAGCCACGTGCTGCGCGACGAGCAACGCGTGGTCGCCATCGCCGAGCTGCCACTGCCAGGCCGGCACAACGCGCTGAACCTGTGCGGCGCTCTCGCCGCGATCGAGGCTGCGGGCTTCGATGCAGCGATGCTGGCGACCCACGCGCGCAGCTTCGTGCCGCTGCCGCACCGCCTGCAGACGCTCGGCGTGCGCGATCGCATCACCTTCATCAACGACAGCATCGCCACCACGCCGCAGGCGGCGCTGGCCGCGTTGTCGCACTTCGCCGGGCAGGACATCGCGCTGATTCTCGGCGGCCACGAGCGCGGTCTCGACTGGACTGCCTTTGCCCGCGCGGTCGCCGCCCGACCACCACGCGCCATCGTCGCCACTGGAGCGAGCGGAGCGCGCATCGCCACGACGCTGGCGGCACACGGTCTCTCAGCCGGGGTCCGATCAGAACCGGAGTTCGATGCCGCGTTCGCGCTTGCTCGTGGCGCCCTCGAAGGCTCGGGCGTCGTGCTGCTGTCGCCGGGTGCGCCGAGCTTCGGCCAGTTCCGCGACTACAGCGAACGCGGCCGCCGCTTTGCCGAACTGGCCGGATTCGATCCGACCTCGATCGCCACCATCGGCGGCCTCGGCATCGCCTGA
- a CDS encoding endonuclease domain-containing protein, with protein sequence MSIEHPRDAQTFHFVRADYDAASASAALVYRFDDGPELTETIRFADAALAIPAGREAALAASLRLLHLIAGISYYKAAVPPQIAVDGAPLDAALAALLDEIYLHGLGEFAHRNRLDLRGRIDFPHDAHVPDVAARVGLPRRTLVPIGGGKDSLVTVELLRAAHEPMTAAWVGRSPLIAACVERSGLPRLNIERQISPLLFEMNRNGAWNGHIPVTAINSAILVCAAILHGFDAIAFSNERSASSANLVHDGFAVNHQWSKSIDFERAFRNYVSTRVAADLDYFSVLRPLSELAVTRLFAPLTQYHDAFSSCNRNFRILGDKPAERWCGQCPKCHFVFLALSPFLPKTRLVAIFGRNLLDDATLAADFDALLEVGAHKPFECVGEGRESRAAMAALGERAEWREDALVARFRAEILPMLDRTALELAPLMNADGPHHLPARLARVFDALG encoded by the coding sequence GTGAGTATTGAACACCCGCGTGATGCCCAGACCTTTCATTTCGTGCGCGCCGACTACGATGCGGCCAGCGCCTCCGCCGCGCTGGTGTACCGCTTCGACGACGGCCCCGAACTGACCGAGACCATCCGCTTCGCGGACGCTGCATTGGCCATTCCTGCCGGCCGCGAAGCGGCACTCGCAGCATCGTTGCGCCTGCTGCATCTGATCGCCGGCATCAGCTACTACAAGGCCGCGGTGCCGCCGCAGATCGCCGTCGATGGCGCGCCGCTCGACGCCGCACTTGCGGCCTTGCTCGACGAGATCTACCTGCACGGCCTCGGCGAATTCGCGCATCGCAACCGCCTCGACCTGCGCGGTCGCATCGATTTTCCGCACGACGCCCACGTCCCGGACGTTGCCGCGCGCGTCGGCCTGCCGCGGCGCACCCTGGTGCCGATCGGCGGCGGCAAGGATTCGCTGGTCACGGTCGAACTGCTGCGCGCCGCGCACGAGCCGATGACGGCGGCCTGGGTCGGCCGCTCGCCGCTGATCGCCGCCTGCGTCGAGCGCAGCGGCTTGCCGCGACTGAACATCGAGCGGCAGATTTCGCCGCTGCTGTTCGAGATGAATCGCAACGGCGCCTGGAACGGGCATATCCCGGTCACCGCGATCAACTCGGCGATCCTGGTCTGCGCCGCGATCCTGCATGGCTTCGACGCGATCGCGTTCTCGAACGAACGCTCGGCCTCGAGCGCGAACCTGGTCCACGACGGCTTTGCGGTGAACCACCAGTGGAGCAAGTCGATCGACTTCGAGCGCGCGTTCCGCAACTACGTGAGCACGCGCGTCGCTGCCGACCTCGACTACTTCTCGGTGCTGCGGCCTCTGTCCGAACTCGCGGTGACGCGCTTGTTCGCACCGCTGACCCAGTACCACGACGCGTTCTCGAGTTGTAACCGCAACTTCCGCATCCTCGGCGACAAGCCGGCCGAGCGCTGGTGCGGACAGTGCCCGAAATGCCATTTCGTGTTCCTGGCGTTGTCGCCGTTCCTGCCGAAAACACGATTGGTCGCGATCTTCGGGCGCAACCTGCTCGACGACGCCACGCTCGCCGCCGACTTCGACGCCCTGCTCGAAGTCGGTGCGCACAAGCCGTTCGAGTGTGTCGGGGAAGGGCGCGAGTCGCGCGCGGCGATGGCCGCACTCGGCGAACGCGCCGAGTGGCGCGAGGACGCGCTGGTCGCGCGCTTCCGTGCCGAGATCCTGCCGATGCTCGATCGCACGGCACTCGAGCTGGCGCCGCTGATGAATGCCGACGGCCCGCACCATCTGCCGGCGCGCCTCGCCCGCGTGTTCGATGCGCTGGGCTGA
- a CDS encoding bifunctional aspartate kinase/diaminopimelate decarboxylase, with translation MDFVSPSSPCARWAVLKFGGTSVATAARWRTIAELAAKRVRAGLRPVIVVSAVSGLTNQLQALIDRELDAEALASETAAIRERHLQLIEELGIDAPATTLQWLDRLATLAQQAPTRRGEFRWQAELLSMGELISSSLGAAFLASTGLRCGWLDSRQWLKVEPRPNQSEWSRWLSVSCATRSEPARVAELAQTADCFVAPGFMASDAEGATCILGRGGSDTSAAYLGALLGAERVEIWTDVAGMFSADPRQVPNARLLSRIDYAEAQEIATTGGKVLHPRCIGPVRESSVPMWIKDTQRPELDGTVISDDVARDVLSVKAISSRRGIMLVSMETVGMWQQVGFLADVFAQFKRHGLSVDMIGSSETNVTISLDPTENLVNSNVLEALCADLAAICRVKVIGPCTAISLVGRGIRSLLGKLGPVWNVFGAMPIHLISQSSNDLNLTFVVDEARADGLVPRIHEALVKGGALRADDSRVFGPSWASLYRTAATSPAEWWRREREALLRLAAERTPRYVYHRDTIRERAAQLRAITAVDRWFYATKANAHPAVLRTIADAGFDLECVSPGEIEHARATCPDARLLFTPNLARHEDYRRVAATPALLTIEHLGSFAELGDLLRGREVSLRIDLGSGHGHHDKVRTGGAKSKFGIGVDQLGEAVRQAQEHGLRIGVLHAHLGSGILDAAHFGRVYQDMISLAEQVASVRALNIGGGFGIAAHPDDSALDLARVAELLVTIKHSHPQYELWMEPGRYLVAEAGVLLARVNAVKQKYGRNFVGLDAGMHNLLRPALYDAHHPIVNLSHLDAPDTLRADIVGPICESGDVLGGERALPATAVDNVFLIAQAGAYGAVMASNYNRRAAADEVML, from the coding sequence ATGGATTTCGTCTCGCCTTCCAGCCCCTGCGCCCGCTGGGCAGTTCTCAAGTTCGGTGGTACCAGCGTCGCCACGGCGGCGCGCTGGCGCACGATTGCGGAACTGGCGGCGAAACGGGTGCGCGCGGGGCTGCGGCCGGTGATCGTGGTCTCGGCGGTTTCGGGGTTGACCAACCAACTGCAGGCACTCATCGACCGCGAGCTCGATGCCGAGGCGCTGGCTTCGGAAACGGCGGCGATCCGTGAGCGGCATCTGCAGTTGATCGAGGAACTCGGCATCGACGCGCCGGCGACGACGCTGCAGTGGCTCGATCGGCTGGCGACGCTCGCGCAACAGGCGCCCACTCGGCGCGGCGAGTTCCGCTGGCAAGCCGAACTGCTGTCGATGGGGGAGTTGATCTCGAGCTCGCTCGGCGCCGCGTTTCTCGCCTCGACCGGTCTGCGCTGCGGCTGGCTGGATTCACGACAGTGGCTAAAAGTCGAACCACGCCCGAACCAGAGCGAGTGGTCGCGCTGGCTGTCGGTGTCCTGCGCGACACGCAGCGAACCGGCTCGCGTCGCCGAACTGGCGCAGACGGCCGACTGTTTCGTCGCACCCGGCTTCATGGCCAGCGATGCCGAGGGTGCGACCTGCATCCTCGGTCGCGGCGGTTCGGATACGTCGGCGGCGTATCTGGGTGCCCTGCTCGGCGCCGAGCGCGTCGAGATCTGGACGGACGTGGCCGGCATGTTCTCAGCCGACCCGCGCCAGGTGCCGAATGCGCGCCTGCTCTCGCGGATCGACTACGCCGAGGCGCAGGAAATCGCGACCACCGGCGGCAAGGTGCTGCATCCACGCTGCATTGGCCCGGTGCGTGAGTCCTCGGTGCCGATGTGGATCAAGGACACGCAGCGGCCGGAGCTGGACGGCACCGTGATCAGCGACGACGTCGCCCGCGACGTACTCTCGGTGAAGGCGATCAGTTCACGTCGCGGCATCATGCTGGTATCGATGGAAACGGTCGGCATGTGGCAGCAGGTCGGCTTCCTCGCCGACGTGTTCGCGCAGTTCAAGCGGCACGGCCTGTCGGTCGACATGATCGGCTCGTCGGAAACCAACGTGACGATTTCGCTCGACCCGACCGAGAACCTGGTCAATTCGAACGTGCTCGAGGCCCTGTGCGCCGACCTCGCGGCGATCTGCCGCGTCAAGGTGATCGGACCGTGCACGGCGATCTCGCTGGTCGGGCGCGGCATCCGCTCCCTGCTCGGCAAACTGGGACCGGTGTGGAACGTGTTCGGCGCGATGCCGATCCACCTGATCTCGCAAAGTTCGAATGACCTCAATCTCACCTTCGTCGTCGACGAGGCACGTGCCGATGGCCTGGTGCCGCGCATCCACGAGGCGCTGGTCAAGGGTGGCGCGTTGCGGGCCGACGACAGCCGCGTGTTCGGACCGAGCTGGGCGTCGCTGTATCGCACTGCGGCCACGTCGCCCGCGGAATGGTGGCGCCGCGAGCGCGAAGCGCTGCTGCGCCTGGCCGCGGAACGCACGCCGCGTTACGTCTACCATCGCGACACCATCCGCGAGCGCGCCGCACAGTTGCGCGCGATCACCGCCGTCGACCGCTGGTTCTATGCGACCAAGGCGAATGCGCATCCGGCCGTGCTGCGCACGATCGCGGACGCCGGCTTTGACCTGGAATGTGTGTCGCCGGGCGAGATCGAGCATGCGCGCGCCACCTGTCCGGACGCGCGCCTGTTGTTCACACCGAACCTGGCGCGGCACGAGGACTATCGCCGCGTCGCCGCCACGCCGGCGCTGCTGACGATCGAACATCTCGGCAGCTTCGCCGAACTCGGCGACTTGCTGCGCGGTCGCGAAGTGTCGCTGCGCATCGATCTCGGCAGCGGCCACGGCCACCACGACAAGGTGCGCACCGGCGGCGCCAAGTCCAAGTTCGGCATCGGCGTCGACCAGCTCGGTGAAGCCGTGCGCCAGGCGCAGGAACATGGCCTGCGCATTGGCGTACTGCACGCCCATCTGGGCTCGGGCATTCTCGATGCGGCGCATTTCGGTCGTGTCTACCAGGACATGATCAGCCTCGCCGAGCAGGTGGCGAGCGTGCGTGCGCTGAACATCGGCGGCGGCTTCGGCATCGCTGCGCACCCCGATGACAGCGCGCTCGACCTGGCCCGCGTCGCCGAACTGCTGGTCACGATCAAGCACTCGCATCCGCAATACGAGTTATGGATGGAGCCTGGTCGCTACCTCGTTGCCGAAGCCGGCGTATTGCTGGCGCGCGTGAACGCGGTCAAGCAGAAATATGGACGCAACTTCGTCGGCCTGGATGCCGGCATGCACAACCTGCTGCGCCCGGCGCTGTACGACGCCCACCATCCGATCGTGAACCTGTCGCACCTCGATGCGCCGGACACACTGCGCGCCGACATCGTCGGTCCGATCTGCGAGAGCGGCGACGTGCTCGGCGGCGAACGCGCGCTGCCGGCCACCGCGGTCGACAATGTGTTCCTGATTGCCCAGGCCGGCGCCTATGGTGCGGTGATGGCCTCGAACTACAACCGTCGTGCCGCCGCCGACGAGGTGATGCTGTGA
- a CDS encoding sulfotransferase, producing MGMHRSGTSLLESLLSAHPQVKALGELYDFSHALCFAADHRCQGVVDETIVDCAQTIDLGVVGRRYLESGAWRRGAARHFTDKLPSNFLHIGFICQALPDAKILHLVRDPMETCFSNLRELFSDACAYSYDQIELADYYADYHRLMVHWRQRYPGRIHDVSYAELTQDPERTLREAMAYLGIAFEAGMPRSLGQSAVATASAVQVRKQVSRPSIAKWRAYEAEIQPLAQRLRALGMLR from the coding sequence GTGGGCATGCATCGTTCCGGGACCAGCCTGCTCGAATCCCTGCTGTCGGCACATCCTCAGGTCAAGGCGCTCGGTGAACTCTACGACTTCAGTCACGCACTGTGCTTCGCTGCGGATCATCGGTGCCAGGGCGTCGTCGACGAGACCATCGTCGATTGTGCGCAGACCATCGACCTTGGCGTCGTGGGGCGGCGTTACCTGGAGAGCGGCGCATGGCGCAGAGGCGCGGCGCGCCATTTCACGGACAAGTTGCCTTCAAACTTCCTCCACATTGGGTTCATCTGTCAGGCCTTGCCAGATGCAAAGATCTTGCACCTGGTGCGCGATCCCATGGAAACCTGCTTCTCCAATCTGCGCGAACTGTTTTCAGATGCCTGTGCCTACTCCTATGACCAGATCGAATTGGCTGACTACTATGCGGACTACCATCGCCTGATGGTGCATTGGCGCCAACGGTACCCCGGGCGCATCCACGATGTGTCGTACGCGGAGCTGACCCAAGATCCCGAGCGCACCCTACGCGAGGCAATGGCCTATTTGGGAATCGCATTCGAAGCGGGCATGCCCCGTTCCTTAGGACAGTCGGCGGTTGCGACTGCCAGCGCGGTCCAGGTGCGGAAGCAGGTCAGTCGACCCAGCATCGCCAAGTGGCGGGCCTACGAGGCCGAGATCCAGCCGCTGGCGCAGCGCTTGCGAGCGCTGGGCATGCTCCGCTGA
- a CDS encoding glycine zipper 2TM domain-containing protein: MARVVAVDAIIDYVDEPVSREVCWNEPVERYEPRYRYESRRHRDRSGATLLGALIGGALGNTVGHGDGRRAATIAGAVIGGAIAHDEAHRPRYRDVGGRYVRDQEQRCETRTEYQRQERVVGYDVRYDYRGRIYHTRTDHHPGDSIRVEVRVVAVP; the protein is encoded by the coding sequence ATGGCCCGCGTCGTCGCGGTCGACGCGATCATCGACTACGTCGACGAACCGGTCTCGCGCGAAGTCTGCTGGAACGAACCGGTCGAACGCTACGAGCCGCGCTATCGCTACGAGTCGCGCCGCCACCGCGACCGCAGCGGCGCCACCTTGCTCGGCGCGCTGATCGGCGGCGCACTCGGAAACACCGTCGGCCATGGCGACGGCCGCCGCGCCGCGACCATCGCCGGTGCCGTCATCGGCGGAGCCATCGCCCACGACGAAGCGCACCGCCCGCGCTACCGCGACGTCGGCGGCCGCTACGTCCGCGATCAAGAGCAACGCTGCGAAACCCGCACCGAATACCAACGCCAGGAACGCGTGGTCGGATACGACGTACGCTACGACTACCGCGGCCGCATCTACCACACCCGCACCGACCATCACCCCGGCGACAGCATCCGCGTCGAGGTGCGGGTGGTGGCAGTGCCGTGA
- a CDS encoding elongation factor G, translated as MPGYTSEQIRNIALVGHSDAGKTTLFEALLHAGGAIQTAGSVERGTTVSDHDPMERERQHSIQTSLASIDHGGIHVNLVDTPGYPDFRGQTLAVLGAVETCAVVVNAVAGIEYSTMRMMEHAKARRLCRLIVINKIDHADADLELLVEQLREAFGNECLPINLPAKGRAEVVDCFFKPDGASDFSSVAAAHQRIIDQVVEINETVMGHYLEEGESGLSGQELHDAFEQCLREGHLVPICFVSARSGAGVRELLDLFEKLMPHPGEANPPLFVRGSGADAEPFRSEPDAGKHVIADVFKIVNDPFVGKLGVFRVYQGTVRRDTQLFVDDGKKPFKVGHLFKLRGKEHVEIDDAIPGDIAAVAKVDEMHFDAVLHDSHDEDQIHLKPLDFPQPMFGLAIEPATKGQEQKLATALHKLSEEDPCFRIEHNKELNETVIRGLGELHLRVMLERMKDRYQVEVKSRPPRIAYRETISAKADGHHRHKKQTGGAGQFGEVFLRIEPLSRGEGFDFVDDTVGGSIPGQYLPAIEKGVRQVLEHGAVAGYLLQDVRVIVYDGKHHPVDSKEVAFVSAGKKAFLDAISKARPMVLEPIVNLDVEVPDHCMGDVTGGLATKRARINGTDAGRGGEIIIKAQVPLAEVTEYSNELKAVSGGRGRYAIEFSHYEAVPGNIQKQLMEAYKPRVEED; from the coding sequence ATGCCTGGCTATACCAGCGAACAGATCCGCAACATCGCACTCGTCGGTCATTCCGACGCCGGCAAAACCACCTTGTTCGAAGCCCTGCTGCATGCCGGCGGCGCAATCCAGACGGCAGGCTCGGTCGAGCGCGGCACCACGGTGTCGGACCACGATCCGATGGAGCGCGAGCGCCAGCATTCGATCCAGACCTCGCTGGCCTCGATCGACCACGGCGGCATCCACGTCAATCTCGTCGATACCCCAGGCTATCCGGACTTCCGCGGCCAGACGCTGGCAGTGCTCGGTGCGGTCGAGACCTGCGCCGTGGTCGTCAATGCCGTGGCCGGCATCGAGTACAGCACCATGCGCATGATGGAGCACGCCAAGGCGCGGCGCCTGTGCCGGCTGATCGTGATCAACAAGATCGACCATGCCGATGCCGACCTGGAGTTGCTGGTTGAGCAGTTGCGCGAAGCTTTTGGCAACGAGTGCCTGCCGATCAACCTGCCCGCGAAGGGTCGTGCCGAAGTGGTCGACTGCTTCTTCAAGCCCGATGGCGCATCCGACTTCTCTTCGGTTGCGGCCGCGCACCAGCGCATCATCGACCAGGTCGTCGAGATCAACGAGACGGTGATGGGGCATTACCTGGAGGAGGGCGAGTCGGGATTGTCCGGTCAGGAACTGCACGATGCTTTCGAGCAGTGCCTGCGCGAGGGGCATCTGGTGCCGATCTGCTTTGTTTCCGCACGCAGTGGCGCTGGCGTACGCGAATTGCTCGACCTGTTCGAGAAGCTGATGCCGCATCCGGGCGAGGCCAATCCGCCGTTGTTCGTGCGCGGCAGCGGCGCCGATGCCGAACCGTTCCGCTCCGAGCCCGATGCCGGCAAACACGTCATCGCCGACGTCTTCAAGATCGTCAACGACCCCTTCGTCGGCAAGCTCGGCGTGTTCCGCGTCTACCAGGGCACGGTGCGCCGCGACACCCAGTTGTTCGTCGACGACGGCAAGAAGCCGTTCAAGGTCGGGCACCTGTTCAAGCTGCGCGGCAAGGAGCATGTCGAGATCGACGATGCCATTCCGGGCGACATCGCCGCCGTGGCCAAGGTCGACGAGATGCACTTCGATGCGGTGCTGCACGATTCGCACGACGAAGACCAGATCCACCTGAAGCCGCTGGATTTCCCGCAGCCGATGTTCGGGCTGGCGATCGAACCTGCGACCAAGGGCCAGGAGCAGAAGCTGGCGACGGCGCTGCACAAGTTGTCCGAGGAGGACCCGTGCTTCCGCATCGAGCACAACAAGGAACTGAACGAAACGGTGATCCGCGGCCTCGGCGAGTTGCACTTGCGGGTGATGCTCGAGCGCATGAAGGACCGCTATCAGGTCGAGGTGAAATCGCGCCCGCCGCGCATCGCCTATCGCGAGACCATCAGCGCCAAGGCCGATGGCCATCATCGCCACAAGAAGCAGACCGGCGGCGCCGGGCAGTTCGGCGAAGTGTTCCTGCGCATCGAGCCGCTGTCGCGCGGCGAGGGTTTCGATTTCGTCGACGACACCGTCGGCGGCTCCATTCCCGGCCAGTACCTGCCGGCGATCGAGAAGGGCGTGCGCCAGGTGCTGGAACACGGCGCGGTTGCCGGCTACCTGCTGCAGGACGTGCGCGTGATCGTCTACGACGGCAAGCATCATCCGGTCGATTCCAAGGAAGTCGCGTTCGTGTCGGCCGGCAAGAAGGCGTTTCTGGATGCGATCAGCAAGGCGCGGCCGATGGTGCTGGAGCCGATCGTCAATCTCGACGTCGAAGTGCCCGACCATTGCATGGGTGACGTCACCGGCGGGCTCGCGACCAAACGTGCGCGCATCAACGGCACCGACGCCGGTCGCGGTGGCGAGATCATCATCAAGGCGCAGGTGCCGCTGGCCGAGGTCACCGAGTACTCGAACGAACTGAAGGCGGTCAGCGGCGGTCGCGGCCGCTATGCGATCGAGTTCAGTCACTACGAAGCGGTTCCGGGCAACATCCAGAAGCAGCTGATGGAAGCTTACAAGCCGCGCGTCGAGGAAGACTGA
- a CDS encoding sulfotransferase yields MDLGATAVAATHSTARHEVLHAYQMAEDAFAIGNLSESVKFARQALQQAPTFAPAHLLLSTIAFSGGQLRLAVRDLLRASEHATRQPATLIAAIALRLISLGETGAALKTINDMDTASIQESSVLFDLAQQLTLLEQHGVALQFLEEVESRGGETFLTAYFRGNAMKFMGRMDDAERAFERSIALKSEYCHSHWALAFLGRVAGAARRANRIQALITGGVPTDADRCYLEYAQYRELEMLGDDVAAWNSLEHGFRSKRRTIRHDVATETKLFDLVMNAFPSLPPPQVTLPEESTPIFIVGMPRTGTTLLERILGNSDAIALCGELNDLRMQYKWVTDYYCPGYFDARSLAEIGTVDFHLFGRRYLEHVKWRAPGAPFFTDKNPGNFVMIGAILRALPHARIIHLRRDPLDACFSNLKELFAANAYAYSYDLHELAAHHRNYARLMEHWQEIAPGRILDLRYEDLVTEPELQTQRVMQYLELPYSSDLVHVEVSNKIVSTASSVQVREPIHSRNIGGWRRYAQQLQPLADALGRDTDN; encoded by the coding sequence GTGGACTTGGGCGCAACCGCGGTCGCAGCCACGCACTCGACCGCGCGTCACGAAGTCCTGCACGCATACCAGATGGCCGAGGATGCCTTCGCGATCGGAAACCTGTCCGAATCGGTGAAGTTCGCGAGACAGGCACTGCAGCAAGCGCCAACGTTTGCTCCGGCACATCTGCTTCTCTCCACCATCGCCTTCTCCGGGGGGCAACTGCGGCTAGCGGTACGTGATCTCCTGCGCGCCAGCGAACATGCCACGCGACAACCGGCAACATTGATCGCAGCGATTGCTCTCCGCTTGATCAGCCTAGGGGAAACTGGCGCCGCATTGAAGACCATCAACGATATGGATACCGCCAGCATCCAAGAATCGTCGGTCCTCTTCGACTTAGCACAGCAATTGACGTTGCTGGAACAGCACGGGGTAGCGCTACAGTTCCTTGAAGAGGTGGAGTCGCGGGGAGGCGAGACCTTCCTAACAGCCTATTTCCGTGGCAACGCCATGAAATTCATGGGCCGCATGGATGACGCCGAACGAGCCTTCGAGCGAAGCATTGCACTGAAGTCGGAATACTGCCATTCGCACTGGGCGCTCGCCTTTCTCGGTCGCGTAGCAGGGGCTGCGCGACGCGCGAATCGGATCCAAGCCCTAATCACCGGAGGCGTGCCGACCGACGCAGACCGCTGCTACCTGGAGTACGCGCAGTACCGCGAGCTGGAAATGCTGGGAGACGATGTTGCAGCGTGGAATTCGCTCGAACACGGATTTCGCTCCAAGCGACGCACCATAAGACACGATGTCGCTACCGAGACCAAGCTTTTCGACCTAGTCATGAATGCATTCCCAAGCCTGCCTCCTCCCCAGGTGACGCTTCCGGAAGAGAGCACGCCAATCTTCATCGTCGGAATGCCGCGCACGGGCACGACCCTGCTCGAGCGCATATTGGGCAACAGTGATGCGATCGCGTTGTGTGGCGAGCTCAACGACTTGCGCATGCAGTACAAGTGGGTGACCGACTACTACTGCCCAGGCTATTTTGATGCGCGTTCGCTGGCCGAAATTGGAACAGTCGACTTCCATCTGTTCGGCCGCCGGTATCTGGAGCACGTGAAATGGCGCGCGCCGGGTGCTCCCTTCTTCACTGACAAGAACCCCGGTAACTTCGTGATGATCGGCGCGATCCTCAGGGCTCTGCCACACGCCCGCATAATCCACCTGCGGCGTGATCCGCTCGACGCTTGCTTCTCAAACCTCAAGGAATTGTTTGCGGCAAATGCCTATGCCTACAGCTACGACCTGCACGAACTGGCCGCGCACCATCGCAACTATGCGCGCCTTATGGAGCACTGGCAGGAGATCGCACCCGGGCGAATCCTCGACCTCCGCTACGAAGATCTGGTCACCGAACCAGAACTCCAGACGCAGCGAGTAATGCAATATCTCGAACTACCCTACTCATCCGATCTGGTGCATGTGGAAGTCAGCAATAAAATCGTGTCGACCGCGAGTAGCGTACAGGTACGCGAGCCGATTCACAGTCGCAACATTGGCGGCTGGCGCCGCTACGCACAGCAATTGCAACCGCTCGCCGACGCACTGGGGCGGGACACCGACAACTAG
- a CDS encoding response regulator, protein MGFSGFFKRLFGGSKPAAHRTVVTATGKTVLAPERREGGRGGAREGTRVLVIDDSTTVLAVLRRYLEQNQYIVLEAETAEAGIQIARQEHPDLVFLDIVLPGMNGFTALRTLRREPGTKDIPVIMMSGNEQATEQFYAQRIGADDFMKKPFSRPELFARIERLLDADKVPKRFAAGATSQSFGGAQ, encoded by the coding sequence ATGGGTTTTTCTGGGTTCTTCAAGCGCTTGTTCGGGGGCAGCAAGCCCGCAGCGCACCGGACTGTGGTCACCGCCACCGGCAAGACCGTGCTGGCGCCGGAGCGTCGCGAGGGCGGCCGCGGTGGCGCCCGCGAAGGCACGCGCGTGCTGGTCATCGATGACTCGACCACGGTGCTGGCGGTGCTGCGTCGCTACCTCGAACAGAACCAGTACATCGTGCTCGAAGCCGAGACCGCGGAGGCGGGCATCCAGATCGCCCGTCAGGAACACCCGGACTTGGTCTTCCTCGACATCGTGTTGCCGGGCATGAACGGTTTCACCGCGTTGCGCACGCTGCGCCGCGAGCCGGGCACCAAAGACATTCCGGTGATCATGATGAGCGGCAACGAGCAGGCCACCGAGCAGTTCTACGCCCAGCGCATCGGTGCCGACGACTTCATGAAAAAGCCGTTCTCGCGCCCCGAGCTGTTCGCGCGCATCGAACGCCTGCTCGACGCCGACAAGGTGCCCAAGCGCTTCGCCGCCGGCGCCACCAGCCAGAGTTTTGGCGGCGCTCAGTAG